From one Chanodichthys erythropterus isolate Z2021 chromosome 3, ASM2448905v1, whole genome shotgun sequence genomic stretch:
- the LOC137007970 gene encoding uncharacterized protein: protein MVCTLVKAVDKRGGSSRSNDPHIPTYPTSVHLYNVHNHNIFVAEALRHRDVGAKAIESLTQLFEIGHSPTSALAVLKSDLLAEHGNNYVYASANRALCPDLQFCYRYKKFLTYLQSLYSRRESWALSYRRDLPTRGNQTNNYVEAAMRVLKDKILQRTKAFNLPQLFNLFVTRLEMYYEARVTDVALGHWEAFHRSRFLATESNIKTSDISQVGEKKFQVKSSTSGHTYTVDMELELCTCPVGHSGAPCKHQAAIVQNYNITSINFLPTTAEMRADLLKITKASVSLDFLKPLRQNMPKPSTLAVDMPPRQETCNTDHQYHLSAQDDDLHQLGPSSLSSAQLHQTSPTLEDSYSKQHCVPGNSEEASIPHSPVRRMLGLLSELAENSDYSDAITTMAKQLEKMQHNPTQLISAFYCFGKGMSVSKRAAALRRAARRPGPIIGCQPTAVARRTNKTGSRRRLTAGRPRKSSSGPEHDYSRYTGKGGKRAVRVHHKLSESVAMNYSHQT, encoded by the exons ATGGTTTGCACTCTGGTGAAGGCTGTAGACAAAAGGGGAGGATCTAGTAG gagcAATGATCCCCATATACCCACCTACCCAACTTCTGTGCATTTGTATAATGTACATAATCATAACATCTTTGTTGCGGAGGCACTGAGACACAGGGATGTAGGGGCCAAGGCAATAGAGTCCCTGACGCAGTTGTTTGAGATCGGGCACAGCCCAACATCAGCTCTGGCTGTACTTAAAAGTGACCTGCTGGCTGAGCATGGCAACAACTATGTATATGCCTCAGCCAACCGTGCCCTTTGCCCAGACCTTCAGTTTTGCTACAG ATACAAGAAGTTCCTAACCTACCTACAGAGTCTTTACAGTCGACGTGAGAGTTGGGCTCTCAGCTATAGAAGGGACTTGCCAACACGTGGCAACCAAACAAATAACTATGTGGAAGCTGCTATGCGTGTCTTGAAAGACAAAATACTTCAGAGGACAAAAGCATTCAACCTCCCTCAATTATTCAACCTTTTCGTCACCCGACTAGAGATGTACTACGAAGCACGTGTGACAGACGTTGCACTTGGCCACTGGGAGGCATTCCACCGATCAAGATTCCTTGCTACAGAAAGTAATATTAAAACATCTGATATTTCTCAG gtTGGAGAGAAGAAGTTTCAGGTGAAATCCTCCACATCAGGGCACACCTATACAGTGGACATGGAGTTGGAGCTCTGCACATGTCCTGTTGGTCATAGTGGAGCACCATGCAAACACCAGGCAGCAATAGTGCAAAATTACAACATCACCTCCATCAACTTTCTTCCCACAACAGCTGAAATGAGGGCTGATCTGCTGAAAATAACAAAAG CCTCAGTTTCTCTTGACTTCCTGAAACCTTTACGGCAAAATATGCCTAAGCCAAGCACGTTAGCTGTAG ACATGCCTCCGAGGCAAGAAACCTGCAATACTGATCATCAGTACCATCTCAGTGCTCAAGATGACG ACTTGCATCAGCTGGGCCCGTCTTCCCTCAGCTCTGCACAACTGCACCAAACATCACCTACTCTAGAGGACTCATACTCCAAACAACACTGTGTGCCGGGTAACTCGGAGGAAG CATCTATACCTCACTCTCCTGTGAGACGGATGCTGGGACTGCTCAGTGAACTGGCTGAAAACTCTGACTACAGTGATGCCATTACTACAATGGCCAAGCAGCTTGAAAAGATGCAGCACAACCCGACCCAACTGATCTCTGCATTTTACTGTTTTGGTAAAGGGATGTCGGTGTCAAAACGTGCAGCAGCATTAAGACGAGCTGCTAGAAGACCAGGTCCTATTATTGGCTGTCAGCCAACAGCAGTGGCCCGAAGAACAAATAAGACCGGTTCTAGGCGGCGTTTGACAGCTGGACGGCCCAGAAAAAGTAGTTCCGGTCCAGAGCATGACTACAGCAGATATACAGGAAAAGGGGGGAAAAGGGCTGTCAGGGTTCACCACAAATTGTCAGAATCTGTGGCAATGAACTACTCGCATCAAACTTAA